The Bacteroidales bacterium genome includes a region encoding these proteins:
- a CDS encoding colanic acid biosynthesis acetyltransferase WcaF, with translation MDYNPIQTNTIPLSKKLINTFWISINKTIFRFTPKYFSIFRKYRVLLLKLFGAKIDWNVSINPTAIIEYPWNLSIKNKSSIGAKCWIYALDYINIDEYSCIGDDVKLLTGSHDVDSYSFNLITKPINIGKGCWIATSATILPGIHLGDYTVVAANSVVTKTTLEYDIVGGNPAIFLKKRKFR, from the coding sequence ATGGACTATAACCCTATACAAACGAATACTATACCATTATCAAAGAAATTAATTAATACTTTTTGGATATCTATAAATAAAACTATTTTTAGATTTACGCCCAAATATTTTTCAATATTTAGAAAATATAGAGTATTACTACTTAAATTATTTGGTGCAAAAATAGATTGGAATGTATCTATTAATCCTACAGCTATTATTGAATATCCATGGAATCTTAGTATTAAAAACAAATCTTCAATTGGCGCCAAATGTTGGATATATGCATTAGATTATATAAATATAGATGAATATTCTTGCATAGGAGATGATGTAAAGTTACTAACAGGATCTCACGATGTTGATTCTTATTCATTTAATTTAATAACTAAACCTATTAACATTGGAAAAGGTTGTTGGATTGCAACTTCGGCCACAATCTTACCTGGAATACATTTAGGGGATTACACTGTAGTCGCTGCAAACTCAGTTGTAACAAAGACAACACTAGAATATGATATTGTAGGAGGTAATCCTGCTATTTTTTTAAAAAAACGAAAGTTTAGATAA
- a CDS encoding acyltransferase produces MSTTNSINNRESGLDIIRVTAIIFVIAGHFFCINTHFIKIPISDINLFFQGTLMSLFYVSVPLFVLLTGYLHRRKKYNEINLKTFKGIWKVINPYIFYSVLFVLFKIFYLNQDFSVFQSLKSLLNFTVIPYGWYIELYIGLFLLMPFLNILFEKLETKKNRLFLIGICIFNSSIPLFFNRGGMQIFPNYFDIIGAITFYFVGTYIAEYKPKINKIFLALGIIALCLSDAGVSLILNKTFAPIGGQVWSIYYLTIATALFLTLYDLKYNSRILSKLSIYTLDIYLCCCIFDILYYPYFKSRFFESQQQFFVYILIIVPLVFYSSALVAYIKDFIFSSIKRFLIPKR; encoded by the coding sequence ATGAGCACAACCAACTCAATAAATAATAGAGAATCTGGACTTGATATCATAAGAGTTACTGCCATTATATTTGTGATTGCAGGGCACTTTTTTTGTATAAATACACATTTTATTAAAATTCCTATAAGTGATATTAATTTATTTTTTCAAGGTACTTTAATGTCTCTATTCTATGTATCCGTGCCTCTTTTTGTATTACTAACAGGTTATTTACATAGGAGAAAAAAATATAATGAAATAAATTTAAAAACTTTTAAAGGTATTTGGAAGGTTATAAATCCATACATATTCTATTCAGTACTATTCGTTTTATTTAAAATATTCTATCTAAATCAAGATTTTTCAGTTTTTCAATCCTTAAAATCATTATTAAATTTTACAGTTATACCTTATGGTTGGTATATTGAACTATATATAGGATTGTTCTTATTAATGCCATTTTTAAATATCTTGTTTGAAAAATTAGAGACAAAGAAGAATAGATTATTTTTAATTGGAATTTGTATATTTAATAGCTCTATTCCTTTATTCTTCAACAGAGGAGGGATGCAAATTTTTCCAAATTATTTTGATATAATTGGTGCTATTACATTCTACTTTGTTGGTACGTATATTGCAGAATATAAGCCTAAAATCAATAAAATATTTTTAGCATTAGGCATAATTGCATTATGTTTATCTGATGCTGGAGTTAGTTTAATATTAAACAAAACCTTTGCTCCAATTGGTGGACAAGTTTGGAGTATATATTACTTAACAATTGCTACGGCACTATTTTTAACTCTATACGATTTAAAATACAACTCAAGAATACTCTCAAAGTTATCAATTTATACGCTTGACATATACTTGTGTTGTTGTATATTTGATATTTTATACTACCCTTATTTCAAAAGCCGTTTTTTTGAATCACAACAACAATTTTTTGTATATATACTAATTATTGTTCCGTTAGTATTTTATAGTTCCGCATTAGTAGCTTATATTAAAGATTTTATATTCAGTAGTATTAAAAGGTTTTTAATACCTAAACGATAA
- a CDS encoding glycosyltransferase family 4 protein, protein MSWCLVALAVPVLFVAELVYFRIADRFDIIDKPNERSSHKSITLRGGGIIFYIAIVYFALLFGFPYPYFLFGLTLITFISFIDDVISLSSKVRILFHFTAMAMMFMQWGLFGGELPWWYIVIAFIFCTGVINAYNFMDGINGITGGYSLVVLGSLAYINTAITQFVMPELIYTVIVGCLVFNFFNFRKKAKCFAGDCGSVAMAFIILFLLGKLIIETENLSYIVLLLLYGVDSILTIIHRIMLNENIFEAHRKHAYQIMANELKIPHLVVSLWYMLLQSIIVIGYILCFKYCYTYLFTSTFILCLGYIWFMKRYFYLHTKNN, encoded by the coding sequence ATGAGTTGGTGCTTAGTTGCTTTGGCTGTGCCTGTTTTGTTTGTGGCTGAACTTGTTTATTTTAGAATTGCTGATAGGTTTGATATTATTGATAAACCTAATGAACGTAGTTCTCACAAGAGTATTACCCTACGCGGTGGCGGTATTATCTTTTATATCGCTATTGTCTATTTTGCCTTACTCTTTGGATTTCCCTACCCTTACTTTTTGTTTGGGCTTACTCTCATTACATTCATTAGTTTTATTGATGATGTTATTAGTTTAAGTTCTAAAGTGAGAATATTATTCCACTTTACTGCTATGGCTATGATGTTTATGCAATGGGGATTGTTTGGCGGAGAACTGCCATGGTGGTATATTGTTATTGCTTTTATATTCTGCACAGGAGTTATTAATGCATATAATTTTATGGATGGCATTAATGGTATTACTGGTGGCTATTCTCTTGTTGTATTGGGTTCGTTAGCATATATTAATACGGCAATTACTCAGTTTGTAATGCCTGAACTTATATATACGGTCATTGTTGGATGCTTGGTTTTCAACTTCTTCAACTTCAGAAAAAAGGCTAAGTGTTTTGCTGGTGATTGTGGCTCTGTTGCAATGGCTTTTATTATTTTGTTCCTTCTTGGAAAACTTATTATAGAAACTGAAAATTTGAGTTATATAGTGTTACTACTTTTGTATGGTGTAGATTCTATTTTAACCATAATTCATAGGATTATGCTTAATGAGAATATTTTTGAAGCACACCGTAAACATGCTTACCAAATTATGGCCAATGAACTAAAAATCCCTCATTTGGTTGTATCTCTTTGGTATATGTTGTTGCAATCGATAATTGTTATTGGATATATTTTGTGCTTTAAATATTGCTATACATATCTTTTTACCTCAACTTTTATTTTATGTTTGGGTTACATTTGGTTTATGAAACGTTATTTTTATCTTCACACTAAGAATAACTAA
- a CDS encoding acyltransferase codes for MNIGNSQRLEYIDALRGFIMIIIVYWHINYFSFDVLKVINQINSFENIFLLFGMPLFFFISGLFAYKEKQLWDWQNSIKYIGAKFRQLIIPTLIFLGLFIYIFNRSFIGSLYSPMKYGYWFTISLFEYFVLYVLIAKPLNKIKHSWKYDISLLIIGLFIFFATISPQKVLSLIGINDTLPNALGYNNFQYFIYFVLGVIVKRRFDLFKKYLNNSILTGLTIALFFIIALIWIKEGTIHGVAINLLIVIFLAIAGTFVSFSFFYKYQNCFTKEKRIGRILQYIGRRTLDIYLLHYFFLPYNLEMVGEWFTENINPTLEFFVSIALAAMVIAFCLVTSSIIRISPMLANWLFGVKTPIRN; via the coding sequence ATGAATATAGGAAACAGCCAAAGACTTGAGTATATTGATGCTCTACGAGGTTTTATTATGATAATAATAGTTTATTGGCATATAAACTATTTTAGCTTTGATGTCTTAAAGGTTATTAATCAAATAAATTCCTTTGAAAACATTTTTCTATTATTTGGAATGCCTTTATTCTTCTTTATTAGTGGATTATTTGCTTATAAAGAAAAGCAGTTATGGGATTGGCAAAATAGTATTAAATATATAGGTGCAAAATTTAGGCAATTAATTATTCCTACTCTTATATTCTTAGGACTATTCATATATATATTCAATCGATCTTTTATAGGTAGTTTATACTCTCCTATGAAATATGGTTATTGGTTTACTATATCACTGTTTGAATATTTTGTTTTGTATGTTCTAATTGCAAAGCCTCTAAACAAGATAAAACATTCTTGGAAATATGATATATCCTTATTGATTATTGGACTATTTATATTTTTTGCAACGATAAGTCCACAAAAAGTTCTATCTCTAATAGGGATTAACGATACTTTACCAAATGCTTTAGGTTATAATAATTTTCAATATTTTATATACTTTGTATTGGGTGTTATTGTAAAAAGAAGATTTGATTTATTTAAAAAGTACTTAAACAATTCTATTTTAACAGGGTTGACTATTGCTCTATTTTTTATAATAGCCTTGATATGGATAAAAGAAGGAACTATACACGGAGTTGCTATTAATTTATTAATTGTAATTTTCCTTGCTATTGCAGGAACTTTCGTATCATTCTCCTTCTTCTACAAATACCAAAATTGTTTTACTAAAGAGAAACGTATTGGTCGTATATTGCAATATATCGGTAGAAGGACTTTGGATATTTATCTTCTCCACTACTTCTTTTTACCTTATAACTTAGAAATGGTTGGAGAGTGGTTTACTGAGAACATAAACCCAACGCTTGAGTTCTTTGTAAGTATTGCTTTGGCCGCAATGGTTATTGCTTTTTGCTTAGTAACAAGTAGTATTATAAGAATCAGTCCAATGCTTGCTAATTGGTTGTTTGGGGTTAAAACTCCAATTAGGAATTAG
- a CDS encoding NAD-dependent epimerase/dehydratase family protein, translating into MKENKLNILITGAYGFVGSNISVFLKKCIDCNLIALDINQGKGVYDEFYHWNDAECICWDEIDIVIHLAGMAHDTKNTTDASKYFEINTGLTKRVFDLFSKSKAKRFIFFSSVKAATDRVNGDALKEDVVCNPKTPYGKSKRAAEEYIIVNGGFDFEEKRVFILRPAMIHGKGNKGNLNLLYKVVCKGIPWPLGKFDNLRSFMGVDNLCFIIKSLIEKDIASDIYNVADDKPLSTNLLIMLIAKSLGKKPVIWGIGKGFIKCMAKIGDIIHLPLNSERLMKLTENFVVDNSKIKDAIGVKNLPTSAEKGMFKTLLSFKNL; encoded by the coding sequence ATGAAAGAAAACAAATTAAATATTTTAATTACTGGGGCTTACGGTTTTGTAGGCTCTAATATTTCGGTGTTTCTGAAGAAGTGTATTGATTGTAATCTTATTGCTTTGGATATTAATCAGGGCAAAGGTGTGTATGATGAGTTCTACCACTGGAACGATGCTGAGTGTATCTGTTGGGATGAGATTGATATTGTTATTCATCTTGCCGGTATGGCTCACGATACTAAAAACACTACTGATGCGAGTAAGTATTTTGAAATAAACACTGGACTCACCAAACGGGTGTTTGATTTGTTTTCTAAATCAAAGGCTAAACGCTTTATTTTCTTTAGTAGCGTTAAGGCTGCTACTGATAGGGTTAATGGCGATGCTTTAAAGGAGGATGTGGTTTGCAATCCCAAAACTCCTTATGGAAAATCAAAACGTGCTGCCGAAGAGTATATCATTGTGAATGGCGGTTTTGATTTTGAGGAGAAGAGGGTTTTTATTCTACGCCCTGCAATGATTCATGGTAAAGGAAATAAAGGCAACTTGAATTTACTTTACAAGGTTGTTTGCAAAGGTATTCCTTGGCCTTTGGGTAAGTTTGATAATCTTCGCTCATTTATGGGGGTTGACAATCTATGTTTTATTATTAAATCGCTGATTGAGAAAGATATTGCGAGTGACATTTACAATGTTGCTGATGACAAACCTCTTTCTACAAACCTTTTAATAATGCTTATTGCTAAATCGTTAGGTAAGAAACCTGTTATTTGGGGCATTGGCAAAGGCTTTATTAAGTGCATGGCAAAGATTGGAGATATTATCCATCTGCCTTTAAATAGCGAACGGTTGATGAAACTTACTGAGAATTTTGTTGTTGATAATAGCAAAATTAAAGATGCTATTGGGGTTAAGAACTTACCTACTTCGGCAGAAAAAGGTATGTTTAAAACTTTGCTTAGTTTTAAAAATTTATAG
- a CDS encoding glycosyltransferase, producing MKVSIITCTYNSAATIADTIKSVNAQTYPNIEHIIVDGLSKDNTLEIVKQFAGERQIIKSEKDNGIYDAFNKGIGMATGDIIGVLNSDDFFTYNTIIEQVINAFNKECIDAVYGDIHFVSPENLNKSIRHYSSRNFRPWMMRMGFMFAHPSFYVKREYYENLGLYKTDYKIAADFELLLRFVVKAKIKCKYLPLDFVTMRTGGASTEGFKSKNIINKECLRACKENNYYSNMFYMWLRLVYKAFELLLFKIKSK from the coding sequence ATGAAAGTATCTATAATTACTTGTACATATAATAGTGCAGCAACTATTGCTGATACCATTAAATCGGTTAATGCTCAAACTTATCCCAATATTGAGCATATTATTGTTGATGGTCTTTCAAAAGATAATACTTTGGAGATTGTTAAACAATTTGCAGGTGAAAGACAGATTATAAAATCAGAGAAAGATAATGGTATTTATGATGCATTTAACAAGGGTATTGGAATGGCAACAGGAGATATTATTGGCGTGCTTAACTCTGATGATTTTTTTACTTATAATACTATTATAGAGCAAGTTATTAATGCTTTTAATAAAGAATGTATTGATGCCGTTTACGGTGATATACACTTTGTTAGCCCAGAGAACTTAAACAAAAGCATCAGGCACTATTCTTCAAGAAATTTTAGACCATGGATGATGCGAATGGGATTTATGTTTGCCCATCCATCGTTCTATGTTAAACGTGAATATTACGAAAATTTAGGGTTATACAAAACTGATTATAAGATTGCCGCTGATTTTGAGTTACTCCTCCGCTTTGTCGTTAAGGCTAAAATTAAATGCAAATATCTGCCTTTAGATTTTGTTACTATGCGTACTGGAGGAGCAAGTACCGAAGGGTTTAAAAGCAAGAATATTATAAACAAAGAGTGTCTAAGGGCATGCAAAGAAAATAACTATTACTCTAATATGTTTTATATGTGGTTACGTCTTGTTTACAAAGCATTTGAATTACTTTTGTTTAAGATTAAATCTAAATAG
- a CDS encoding glycosyltransferase family 2 protein — MLDISVIILTYNEEIHIDRCLKNISSIVKKVFIIDSYSTDNTLEIAKKYKNVTILQNKWVNYATQFNWALENAPIETNWVFRLDADEYLSQELKNELRQRIDSLSEKYTGIVIPLRRVFLGKEIKHGMNQVKLMRIFRNKKAKCEVRFMDEHIQLIEGESIEFNNEFSDDNLNNLSWWTQKHIGYSTREAVDLLDIELNLIGNANEDKNKIINEQAKNKRLLKHKYTKQPLFIRAFLYFCYRYFFKLGFLDGKEGFLWHFLQGWWYRTLVDAKIFEIKKRCGNDRDKIKEYIKDNYNIEL; from the coding sequence ATGCTAGATATATCTGTAATAATACTTACATATAATGAAGAGATTCATATAGATAGGTGTCTAAAAAATATTTCTTCTATAGTAAAAAAAGTTTTTATAATTGATAGTTATTCCACTGATAATACTTTAGAGATAGCGAAAAAATATAAAAATGTCACAATTCTACAGAATAAATGGGTTAATTACGCAACTCAATTTAATTGGGCATTAGAAAATGCACCCATTGAAACAAACTGGGTATTTAGACTTGATGCAGATGAATATCTATCCCAAGAACTAAAAAATGAATTGAGGCAAAGAATTGATTCGCTAAGTGAAAAATATACTGGTATTGTTATACCTCTAAGACGAGTATTTCTTGGTAAAGAAATTAAACATGGGATGAACCAAGTTAAACTTATGCGTATATTTAGAAATAAAAAGGCTAAATGTGAGGTTAGATTTATGGATGAACATATTCAATTAATTGAAGGAGAGTCCATAGAATTTAATAATGAATTTTCTGATGACAATTTAAACAATTTAAGTTGGTGGACACAAAAACATATTGGATACTCAACTCGAGAGGCTGTTGACTTATTAGATATAGAATTAAACTTAATAGGAAATGCTAATGAAGATAAAAACAAAATTATTAATGAACAAGCAAAAAACAAACGATTATTAAAGCATAAATACACCAAACAACCTCTATTTATAAGAGCATTTTTATACTTTTGCTATAGATATTTCTTTAAATTGGGTTTTTTAGATGGCAAAGAGGGGTTCCTATGGCATTTTCTTCAAGGTTGGTGGTATAGGACTCTTGTTGATGCAAAGATCTTTGAGATAAAAAAACGTTGTGGTAATGATAGGGATAAAATAAAAGAGTATATTAAAGATAATTATAATATTGAGTTGTAA
- a CDS encoding acyltransferase: MNIGNSQRLEYIDAMRGFTMILVVYSHILYMSLGVQNFATTLSFNSLFIFLRMPLFFFVSGFVLYKATQMWNLKNSFTFILKKFKVQIISTSIFFVLFCYIFNKSILDGVLDVTKYGYWFTIALFFFFILFIITDFLIKKFKCKDFVEIFIWLSSGIVIRSLSSKATIEDLGIPNDVASVLGLVYFKYYIFFILGIIVKRILPYFFKLINNAFATALIIAFFFIITIAYIKSDIQITVIWDDILKVLIGFTGIITVFAFFYKYQDCFTKDKRIGRTLQYIGRRTLDIYLLHYLFLPYNIQFLGDWFKANQNLSLEFFVSIALASMVIALCLVTSSIIRISPILANWLFGVKTPIRN, encoded by the coding sequence ATGAATATAGGAAACAGCCAAAGACTTGAGTATATTGATGCTATGCGTGGCTTTACAATGATTTTGGTTGTTTATAGCCACATTTTGTATATGAGTTTGGGAGTTCAAAATTTTGCCACTACCTTATCTTTTAACTCTTTGTTTATTTTTTTAAGAATGCCCCTCTTCTTTTTTGTTAGTGGCTTTGTGCTTTATAAAGCAACTCAGATGTGGAATCTTAAGAATTCTTTTACGTTTATTCTTAAGAAATTTAAGGTGCAAATTATTTCTACTTCTATATTTTTTGTTCTCTTTTGCTATATCTTTAATAAGTCTATTTTAGATGGAGTGTTGGATGTGACTAAATATGGTTATTGGTTTACTATTGCTCTATTCTTTTTCTTTATCCTTTTTATTATTACTGACTTTCTTATTAAGAAATTCAAGTGTAAAGACTTTGTTGAAATTTTTATTTGGCTATCATCTGGCATTGTGATTAGATCTTTATCTTCTAAGGCTACTATTGAGGATTTAGGTATTCCAAATGATGTAGCTTCTGTCTTAGGTTTGGTATATTTTAAATATTACATATTTTTTATTCTGGGTATTATTGTGAAAAGAATTTTACCTTATTTCTTTAAACTGATTAATAATGCTTTTGCTACTGCTTTGATAATCGCCTTTTTCTTTATCATTACAATTGCCTATATTAAAAGCGATATTCAAATTACAGTTATTTGGGATGATATTCTTAAAGTTTTAATAGGATTTACCGGCATTATTACTGTTTTTGCATTTTTCTATAAGTACCAAGATTGTTTTACTAAAGATAAACGCATTGGTAGAACTTTGCAATATATTGGCAGAAGAACTTTAGATATTTATCTTCTTCACTATTTATTCTTACCTTACAATATTCAATTTCTTGGTGATTGGTTTAAAGCGAACCAAAATCTTTCGTTAGAGTTTTTTGTTAGTATTGCTTTAGCCTCTATGGTTATTGCTCTTTGCCTAGTTACAAGTAGTATTATAAGAATCAGCCCAATACTTGCTAATTGGCTGTTTGGAGTTAAAACTCCAATTAGGAATTAG
- a CDS encoding putative colanic acid biosynthesis acetyltransferase — MKINLGKEYKRTLGIKNICYRIIWNITYITLFRMFPTIFFNKWRIFLLKLFGAKIGKESVVYHSAKIWVPYNLEMGNKSCIGPNVNCYNVGPIKIGKCVTISQGAYICTPTHDYTDKDFKLIASQIIINDYVWITTEAFIGPKVTIGEGAIIGARAAVFKDVEAWSVVGGNPAVFLKKRYINQL, encoded by the coding sequence ATGAAAATTAATTTAGGGAAAGAATATAAAAGAACTCTAGGAATAAAAAACATATGTTATAGAATTATATGGAACATAACATATATAACCTTATTTAGAATGTTTCCCACTATATTCTTTAATAAATGGAGAATATTCTTACTTAAATTATTTGGTGCAAAAATAGGTAAAGAATCTGTAGTGTACCATAGTGCAAAAATATGGGTTCCATATAATTTAGAAATGGGTAATAAAAGTTGTATTGGTCCAAATGTTAATTGTTATAATGTTGGACCTATAAAAATTGGAAAATGTGTAACAATATCTCAAGGAGCTTATATATGTACTCCAACTCATGACTACACAGATAAAGACTTCAAATTGATTGCTTCTCAAATAATTATTAACGATTATGTATGGATAACAACAGAAGCTTTTATCGGACCGAAAGTAACAATAGGAGAAGGAGCAATTATTGGAGCAAGAGCTGCAGTCTTTAAAGATGTTGAAGCTTGGAGTGTTGTTGGTGGTAATCCTGCCGTATTTTTAAAGAAGCGATATATAAATCAATTATAA